From a region of the Myroides sp. JBRI-B21084 genome:
- a CDS encoding NADP-dependent isocitrate dehydrogenase codes for MMSKSKIIYTLTDEAPMLATYSFLPIVKAFTATAGIEMETRDISLAGRILANFPEFLKEDQKIGDALAELGELAKTPEANIIKLPNISASIPQLTAAIAELQAHGFAVPNYPADPTNDTEKAIKATYSKVLGSAVNPVLREGNSDRRAPKAVKNYAKANPHSMGAWSADSKTKVAHMNAGDFYGTEKSVTVENASQFKIEFVAKNGSVKELKSLSPLKAGEVIDSSVMNLNALKGFVADTIAEAKAAGVLLSAHLKATMMKVSDPIIFGAIVEVYFKDVFTQFTDLFNELYLNPNNGLGELYTKIAGNPQEAAVKAAIENAIANGPALAMVNSDKGITNLHVPSDVIVDASMPAMIRTSGQMWNKEGKQQDTFALIPDRSYAGIYTAVIDDCKANGALDPKTMGSVPNVGLMAQKAEEYGSHDKTFQADAEGTINVVDADGNILMSQEVAAGDIFRMCQTKDAPIQDWVKLAVNRARLSSTPAVFWLDENRAHDREIIKKVQLYLQDFDTNGLEIHILAPVDACKFSLDRIRKGLDTISVTGNVLRDYLTDLFPILEVGTSAKMLSIVPLMNGGGLFETGAGGSAPKHIEQFIEEGYLRWDSLGEFLALGASLEHLAQTQNNDKAQVLADALDVATEKFLANDKSPGRKLGTIDNRGSHFYLAMYWAEALAAQSKNSDLAAIFTPIAQEMFANETKINEELIGSQGNAQEINGYYQPNFDLTSKAMRPSQTLNKIVNAI; via the coding sequence ATAATGTCAAAATCTAAGATTATCTACACATTAACAGATGAGGCGCCAATGTTGGCAACTTATTCTTTTTTACCAATTGTTAAAGCTTTTACTGCAACCGCAGGTATCGAAATGGAAACAAGAGATATTTCATTAGCAGGAAGAATTTTAGCGAACTTTCCAGAATTTTTAAAAGAAGATCAAAAAATTGGTGATGCTTTAGCAGAATTAGGTGAATTAGCAAAAACACCTGAAGCAAACATCATTAAATTACCAAATATTTCAGCATCAATCCCGCAGTTAACTGCTGCTATTGCTGAATTACAAGCGCATGGATTTGCAGTACCAAACTACCCTGCTGATCCTACAAACGATACAGAAAAAGCAATAAAAGCAACGTATTCTAAAGTATTAGGATCGGCTGTTAACCCTGTTTTACGCGAAGGAAATTCGGATCGTCGTGCTCCAAAAGCAGTAAAAAATTACGCAAAAGCTAACCCACATTCAATGGGAGCTTGGTCTGCAGATTCTAAAACTAAAGTTGCACACATGAATGCGGGCGATTTCTACGGAACTGAAAAATCTGTAACAGTTGAAAATGCTTCACAATTTAAAATTGAATTTGTTGCTAAAAATGGTTCGGTTAAAGAATTAAAAAGCTTATCGCCTTTAAAAGCTGGCGAAGTAATTGATTCTTCAGTTATGAATTTAAATGCATTAAAAGGTTTTGTAGCCGATACAATTGCTGAAGCTAAGGCTGCAGGTGTACTACTTTCTGCACATTTAAAAGCTACCATGATGAAGGTTTCTGACCCAATTATTTTTGGTGCTATTGTAGAAGTATACTTTAAAGATGTTTTTACACAATTTACTGATTTATTTAACGAATTATACCTAAACCCTAACAATGGTTTAGGTGAATTATACACAAAAATCGCAGGTAACCCACAAGAAGCAGCTGTAAAAGCGGCTATAGAAAATGCAATTGCAAATGGCCCTGCTTTAGCAATGGTAAATTCAGACAAAGGTATTACCAACTTACACGTACCATCTGATGTTATTGTTGATGCTTCAATGCCAGCTATGATACGTACGTCGGGACAAATGTGGAATAAAGAAGGAAAACAGCAAGATACATTTGCATTAATTCCAGATCGTTCTTACGCGGGTATATATACAGCCGTTATAGATGATTGTAAAGCTAATGGCGCTTTAGATCCAAAAACAATGGGATCGGTACCAAACGTAGGTTTAATGGCTCAAAAAGCTGAAGAATATGGTTCACACGATAAAACATTCCAAGCCGATGCAGAAGGTACGATTAATGTAGTTGATGCAGATGGAAATATATTAATGAGCCAAGAAGTTGCTGCTGGAGATATTTTCCGTATGTGCCAAACAAAAGATGCTCCAATCCAAGATTGGGTTAAATTAGCAGTAAACCGCGCTCGTTTATCAAGTACACCTGCTGTATTTTGGTTAGATGAAAATCGTGCTCACGATAGAGAAATTATTAAAAAAGTACAATTATACTTACAAGATTTTGATACAAACGGATTAGAAATTCATATTTTGGCTCCAGTTGATGCTTGTAAATTTTCTTTAGATAGAATCCGTAAAGGTTTAGATACCATTTCGGTAACTGGTAACGTATTACGTGATTATTTAACAGATTTATTCCCTATTTTAGAAGTAGGTACATCGGCAAAAATGTTATCAATTGTACCTTTAATGAATGGTGGTGGTTTGTTTGAAACCGGTGCTGGTGGATCGGCTCCTAAACACATTGAACAATTTATTGAAGAAGGATATTTACGTTGGGATTCGTTAGGTGAATTTTTAGCATTAGGTGCATCTTTAGAACATTTAGCGCAAACACAAAACAACGATAAAGCACAAGTTTTAGCTGATGCTTTAGATGTTGCTACTGAAAAATTCTTAGCAAACGATAAATCGCCTGGTAGAAAATTAGGAACTATTGATAACCGTGGTTCTCATTTTTACTTAGCAATGTATTGGGCCGAGGCTTTAGCTGCACAATCAAAAAACAGCGATTTAGCAGCTATTTTTACTCCAATTGCTCAAGAAATGTTTGCTAACGAAACAAAAATTAATGAGGAATTAATTGGCTCGCAAGGCAATGCTCAGGAAATTAATGGGTATTACCAACCAAATTTTGATTTAACATCAAAAGCAATGCGTCCTTCACAAACTTTAAACAAAATAGTTAATGCTATTTAA
- a CDS encoding glutaminyl-peptide cyclotransferase — protein sequence MKKYKYLTFLSLSLVFAACNKEKKNEENQISIDSSKLKQTYSLNESVVLQLNNTPTVDSVHYFLNDKKIGSVKNNTPLDYNLASEKHGIYTLKAVAFINKEQAESTATINVFSATQPTILSYTIVNTYPHDVKAYTQGLEFYGDVLIESTGNGEGIGTRTKGKSSIRKVNPKTGEVLKINELNDAVFGEGATVLNNKIYQLTYKNNEAYIYNLETLQNEKTLPYFKNTEGWGLTNDGKVLYMTDGSDKVYKVNPTDFSLIDYFVVSIPNGTVASVNELEWVDGEIYANFYTQDAIGIFNPTNGTVTGVIDLSDLKSKVTQHPDLDVLNGIAYNKKSGTFFVTGKNWDKMFEIRINK from the coding sequence ATGAAAAAATATAAATACTTAACATTCTTATCGTTATCACTTGTTTTTGCTGCATGTAATAAAGAAAAAAAAAATGAAGAAAATCAAATTTCTATAGATTCTAGCAAGTTAAAACAAACATATTCTTTAAACGAAAGTGTAGTTTTACAATTAAATAATACCCCAACAGTAGATTCAGTTCACTATTTTTTAAACGATAAAAAAATAGGTTCTGTAAAAAACAACACTCCTTTAGATTACAATTTGGCTTCCGAAAAACACGGAATATATACTTTAAAAGCGGTTGCATTTATTAATAAAGAGCAAGCAGAAAGTACAGCAACAATTAATGTTTTTTCTGCCACACAACCAACTATTTTATCATATACTATTGTAAATACATACCCGCATGATGTAAAAGCATACACGCAAGGTTTGGAATTTTATGGTGATGTTTTAATTGAAAGTACAGGTAATGGTGAAGGAATTGGTACGCGAACAAAAGGTAAATCAAGTATTCGTAAAGTGAATCCTAAAACAGGTGAGGTGCTTAAAATAAACGAATTAAACGATGCTGTTTTTGGTGAAGGCGCAACGGTTTTAAACAATAAAATTTACCAATTAACGTATAAAAATAACGAAGCGTATATTTATAATTTAGAAACATTGCAAAATGAAAAAACCTTGCCTTATTTTAAAAATACTGAAGGTTGGGGCTTAACAAACGATGGAAAGGTTTTATACATGACCGATGGCAGTGATAAGGTGTATAAAGTAAACCCAACTGATTTTTCATTGATTGATTATTTTGTAGTTTCAATACCAAACGGTACCGTAGCTTCGGTAAACGAATTAGAATGGGTTGATGGAGAGATTTACGCAAATTTTTATACACAAGACGCTATTGGAATTTTTAACCCAACAAACGGAACGGTAACAGGTGTTATAGATTTAAGCGATTTAAAAAGTAAAGTTACTCAGCATCCTGATTTAGATGTTTTAAACGGAATTGCATACAATAAAAAATCGGGAACTTTTTTTGTTACTGGTAAAAATTGGGACAAAATGTTTGAGATTAGAATTAATAAATAA